In one window of Methanolobus mangrovi DNA:
- a CDS encoding nucleotidyltransferase family protein, giving the protein MKMLGKNNIETYRKKLHEMLPELETEYNISYIGLFGSYVRGEHTLESDLDVLVEFSKTPTIFRFVHLENYLSDSLGVKVDLVMKDALKPNIGKYILNEVEAV; this is encoded by the coding sequence ATGAAAATGCTAGGCAAAAATAATATTGAAACTTATAGGAAAAAGCTCCATGAAATGCTACCGGAGTTGGAAACAGAATACAATATTAGTTACATAGGATTATTCGGCTCCTATGTACGTGGGGAGCATACTCTGGAAAGTGACCTTGATGTGTTGGTAGAATTTAGCAAGACACCTACTATTTTCAGATTCGTTCATCTTGAGAACTATCTTTCGGATTCTCTTGGAGTGAAAGTTGATCTGGTTATGAAAGATGCACTAAAACCGAATATCGGAAAGTATATACTAAACGAGGTCGAAGCTGTCTGA
- a CDS encoding HepT-like ribonuclease domain-containing protein translates to MDAAEDFVSDCSFDDFIEDTKTQYAVIRALEIIGEAANNVPDDIRQKYPAVPWKDLAGIRDKLIHAYFGVNIEVVWLSVKEGIPEAKPVIEDLLRELNSL, encoded by the coding sequence ATGGATGCAGCAGAAGACTTCGTAAGTGACTGCTCATTCGATGATTTTATTGAAGATACCAAGACCCAGTATGCTGTTATCAGGGCACTGGAGATTATTGGTGAAGCAGCAAACAACGTTCCTGATGATATCAGACAAAAATATCCTGCTGTTCCATGGAAAGACTTGGCAGGTATCAGAGATAAGTTGATACATGCTTATTTTGGTGTAAATATTGAAGTTGTATGGCTGAGTGTGAAAGAAGGTATTCCTGAAGCAAAGCCTGTAATTGAGGATTTATTGAGGGAATTGAATTCATTGTGA
- a CDS encoding ABC transporter substrate-binding protein: MKRTTFIFIGILLIAILLSGCAESTEKATSESEDLTIGALLPLSGNLASIGEASQAAIEVSTEDINGYFSGLGSGKNVEVIVKDTESDPETALEKLKELDEMGITIVIGPQASNEAEAVLDYANENGITLLSTASTAPSLAIPEDNLFRLVPDDTKQGMVLATFMSEEGNGAVVPIYINDVWGNGLVDEIGENFEELGGTMIEGVTYDTETTDFSAEVESLNEKVIAATSEYEDENIAVLICSYGEVTDIFALAQNYPGLSEVDWYATDGIALNNKLITNEDAAAFAATTNIKAAMYGYVRANDIYQAVGPEIEEQLGRMPESYALAAYDALWIATFVDLDSIPENDESVNLAMKTLTDTYYGVSGWTILDESGDRKYWDYDIWTVSEGDGTYQWELYGKVLLPYKNNMVIMRGEELTFA, encoded by the coding sequence ATGAAGAGAACAACATTCATTTTTATAGGAATTTTACTTATAGCAATTCTATTGTCTGGTTGTGCGGAATCAACTGAAAAAGCCACCAGTGAATCTGAAGATTTAACCATAGGAGCACTTTTACCGCTTTCAGGAAATCTTGCATCTATCGGAGAAGCAAGCCAGGCAGCGATTGAAGTTTCAACCGAGGATATCAACGGTTATTTCTCAGGACTTGGTTCCGGAAAGAATGTAGAAGTGATTGTAAAGGATACAGAAAGTGATCCTGAAACTGCTCTGGAGAAACTCAAGGAACTTGATGAGATGGGAATAACTATCGTTATTGGCCCGCAGGCAAGCAATGAAGCAGAAGCAGTGCTGGATTATGCGAATGAGAATGGTATAACTCTTCTGAGTACTGCATCAACAGCCCCTTCTTTAGCTATTCCTGAAGATAACCTGTTCAGGCTTGTACCCGATGACACTAAACAGGGAATGGTTCTGGCTACATTCATGAGTGAAGAAGGAAACGGTGCTGTGGTCCCAATCTACATAAATGACGTATGGGGCAACGGACTCGTTGATGAGATCGGTGAGAATTTTGAGGAACTTGGCGGCACAATGATAGAGGGAGTTACATACGATACGGAAACAACAGACTTTTCTGCAGAAGTAGAATCACTCAATGAAAAGGTAATAGCTGCAACTTCTGAATATGAAGATGAAAACATTGCCGTACTTATTTGTTCATACGGAGAGGTAACAGATATCTTTGCTTTAGCTCAGAATTACCCGGGTCTTTCAGAGGTCGACTGGTATGCTACCGATGGTATAGCACTCAACAACAAGCTGATCACCAATGAGGATGCAGCCGCATTTGCTGCAACAACCAACATCAAGGCAGCTATGTACGGATACGTGAGAGCTAATGACATATACCAGGCAGTTGGACCTGAAATTGAAGAACAGCTTGGAAGAATGCCTGAGTCCTACGCATTGGCTGCATACGATGCTCTCTGGATAGCTACATTCGTGGATCTCGATTCTATCCCGGAGAATGATGAGAGTGTAAATCTTGCAATGAAGACACTTACAGACACATACTACGGTGTAAGCGGATGGACAATTCTAGACGAGAGTGGAGACCGAAAATACTGGGACTATGATATATGGACCGTCAGTGAAGGAGATGGAACTTACCAGTGGGAACTTTACGGCAAAGTACTCCTGCCATACAAGAATAACATGGTTATCATGCGTGGCGAAGAACTGACTTTTGCTTAA
- a CDS encoding winged helix-turn-helix domain-containing protein/riboflavin kinase has protein sequence MYTTKSLKKLALLGAIGKPLKISSTEFMHHISASSKTAARVLKQLEEDGYISRKLVAGGQLVQLTNTGIELLKKEYVDYQQIFCKDYADLELYGHVITGLGEGQYYIAKDGYMSQFRDKLDFKPFPGTLNVRLTDQSSQMRDNMDFLQPLIIHGFSDGERSFGGGKCYPIEIEGIKGAVIIPDRTHYPADLLEIIAPVKLREMLGISDDDEVKIVVKNPQKCK, from the coding sequence ATGTACACAACAAAGTCCCTTAAAAAACTGGCATTGCTCGGTGCGATCGGGAAGCCTTTGAAGATATCTTCAACAGAGTTCATGCACCACATATCCGCCAGTTCCAAGACTGCTGCAAGAGTGCTTAAACAGCTTGAAGAGGACGGTTACATTTCCAGAAAGCTTGTTGCCGGGGGACAGCTTGTCCAGCTTACCAATACCGGTATCGAGCTTCTCAAAAAAGAGTATGTTGATTACCAGCAGATATTCTGCAAAGATTACGCCGACCTTGAACTCTACGGACATGTCATAACAGGTCTTGGAGAAGGACAGTACTACATTGCAAAGGACGGATACATGTCCCAGTTCAGGGACAAACTCGACTTCAAACCATTCCCCGGAACTCTCAATGTGAGACTCACGGACCAGAGTTCTCAGATGCGTGACAATATGGATTTCCTCCAGCCACTCATTATCCATGGTTTCAGCGATGGTGAGCGTAGTTTTGGCGGAGGGAAGTGCTATCCCATAGAGATAGAAGGCATAAAAGGTGCTGTCATCATACCCGACAGGACGCACTATCCGGCAGACCTCCTGGAAATAATCGCGCCTGTAAAACTGCGTGAGATGCTCGGGATAAGCGACGATGATGAAGTTAAAATCGTGGTGAAGAACCCTCAAAAATGTAAGTGA
- the ribB gene encoding 3,4-dihydroxy-2-butanone-4-phosphate synthase, with protein sequence MDSGAKEYSKNIQKAIKALQNGEMILLFDLEGREAETDFTIAANAVTPADVRWMRKDAGGLICVALDSEASEELGLPFMADIVREANQCSTALHKIVEKGGDLKYDSRSSFSIWVNHRDTRTGIPDNDRALTINKLGEIVDRTLKGEEVHFGSEFRTPGHVATLRAAKGLVHERMGQTELSIALAKIAGITPVMVVCEMLDDENGRALAKGDAKQYGKDYDLVFVEGEEVVEAYDIWLSSQ encoded by the coding sequence ATGGATTCAGGTGCAAAAGAATACAGTAAGAATATACAGAAGGCAATCAAGGCTCTTCAGAACGGTGAGATGATCCTGCTTTTCGATCTTGAGGGACGTGAGGCTGAAACCGACTTCACCATTGCTGCAAATGCTGTTACACCCGCCGATGTAAGGTGGATGCGCAAGGATGCAGGTGGACTCATCTGTGTTGCTCTTGACTCAGAAGCATCAGAGGAACTTGGTCTTCCTTTCATGGCTGACATAGTAAGGGAAGCCAACCAGTGCAGCACAGCACTTCACAAGATAGTGGAAAAAGGCGGAGACCTCAAATACGATTCACGCTCCTCATTCTCAATATGGGTAAACCACAGGGACACACGCACCGGAATTCCTGATAATGACCGTGCACTGACAATCAACAAACTTGGTGAGATTGTCGACAGGACTCTCAAAGGTGAAGAGGTCCATTTCGGCAGTGAATTCAGAACTCCCGGACATGTTGCAACCCTGCGTGCTGCAAAAGGACTTGTCCATGAGCGTATGGGTCAGACTGAACTTTCCATTGCTCTTGCAAAGATAGCAGGTATAACCCCTGTAATGGTAGTTTGCGAGATGCTGGACGACGAAAATGGTAGGGCTCTTGCAAAAGGTGATGCAAAGCAGTATGGTAAAGACTACGACCTTGTCTTTGTAGAAGGTGAAGAAGTCGTTGAGGCTTACGATATCTGGCTGAGTTCCCAGTAA
- a CDS encoding fasciclin domain-containing protein: protein MTELKNLIATAKEKGSFPTLLKAAEKLKLINKYSNEGPYTIFAPVESAFEPIPDEVIDESFDDHGYLLGIINYHIVEGKYTTSDLAELTELETISGNKLKITVKDGIKVDTAKIIEADIECTNGIIHAIDEILVP from the coding sequence ATGACTGAACTGAAGAACCTGATAGCAACAGCAAAAGAGAAGGGATCTTTTCCAACCCTCCTGAAAGCCGCAGAGAAACTCAAACTCATAAATAAATACAGCAATGAAGGACCATACACTATTTTTGCACCGGTCGAGTCGGCTTTTGAACCAATCCCGGATGAAGTCATTGATGAATCCTTTGATGACCACGGATACCTTCTTGGTATTATCAACTATCACATCGTGGAAGGAAAATATACCACCTCAGACCTTGCAGAACTTACAGAGCTTGAAACCATTAGCGGGAACAAACTGAAAATCACGGTCAAGGATGGAATAAAGGTCGATACCGCAAAGATAATCGAAGCGGATATTGAGTGCACCAATGGAATCATCCACGCTATAGATGAGATATTGGTGCCGTGA
- a CDS encoding ABC transporter ATP-binding protein: protein MNNISFSIDEGEMFGFLGPNGAGKTTTMRMIQCVSPITAGKLDVMEMDVTIHQREIKSFMGVVPQENNLDGDFTVYENLLVYSRYFDIPKVEAEIRIEELLDFVHLQEKRDVMTESLSGGMKRRLVLARALINRPRLLILDEPTVGLDPQARHLIWEKLRSLQKQGVTIVLTSHYLDEVEKLCDRLVVMDNGKILVEGSPRGVIEEFIGSDIIEAEHSQQLLDCLIKKEANYEIIGDIVQIYPDNAIELSEYLLMECSLSKISARPATLEDVFLKLTGRRLRE, encoded by the coding sequence GTGAACAATATAAGTTTCAGTATTGATGAAGGTGAGATGTTCGGCTTCCTCGGTCCCAACGGGGCGGGCAAGACCACTACCATGCGGATGATACAATGTGTTTCCCCGATAACAGCAGGTAAGCTGGATGTCATGGAAATGGATGTTACAATTCATCAGAGGGAAATAAAATCCTTTATGGGAGTTGTTCCACAGGAGAACAATCTTGACGGTGATTTTACGGTCTATGAGAACCTGTTGGTCTATTCCAGATACTTTGACATCCCGAAAGTAGAAGCGGAAATACGAATAGAGGAGTTGCTGGACTTTGTACATCTCCAGGAGAAGAGGGATGTCATGACAGAAAGCCTGTCAGGCGGAATGAAACGCAGGCTTGTTCTGGCAAGAGCACTTATAAATCGTCCCCGGCTTTTGATACTCGATGAACCCACCGTCGGACTTGACCCGCAGGCACGCCATCTCATATGGGAAAAGCTACGCAGTCTCCAAAAGCAGGGAGTAACTATTGTTCTTACTTCTCATTACCTTGATGAGGTGGAAAAGCTCTGTGACAGGCTTGTGGTCATGGATAATGGAAAAATACTGGTTGAAGGCAGTCCTCGCGGAGTTATTGAGGAATTCATAGGTTCGGATATCATTGAGGCAGAACACAGCCAGCAACTTCTGGACTGTCTCATAAAAAAGGAAGCCAACTACGAAATAATTGGTGATATTGTTCAGATTTACCCTGATAATGCCATAGAGCTATCGGAATATCTGCTCATGGAATGTTCTCTTTCAAAGATAAGCGCAAGGCCGGCAACACTTGAAGATGTGTTCCTGAAACTCACAGGCAGGAGGCTTCGGGAATGA
- a CDS encoding ABC transporter permease → MKMVDYFRIPGISSRSYKVWQRNKDVFMKDVKLNFLPPFLEPIMYLIALGFGLGKFIESIDGVPYARFIAPALIAVSVMYAAFFECSYSSYVRMYYQKTFDAIIATPLTIEDVIAGELLWGATRSMINATVMIPVIALFGLIDLRYSLLIIPFAFLGGLLFAAIGMCFTAITPNIMSLSYPILLFITPMFLFSGTFFPLSALPVPVQYFAIAFLPLTHMVNVIRSLAFGTLATSMVFDIVWILLASIILLILSINLMKKRLVI, encoded by the coding sequence ATGAAAATGGTTGATTACTTCAGGATTCCGGGTATAAGTTCCAGGTCATATAAGGTCTGGCAGCGAAACAAGGATGTTTTTATGAAGGATGTGAAATTGAATTTTCTTCCTCCTTTCCTTGAGCCGATAATGTATCTGATTGCATTGGGTTTTGGTCTGGGAAAATTCATAGAGAGCATCGACGGTGTCCCGTATGCCAGATTCATAGCTCCTGCCCTGATAGCTGTTTCAGTCATGTATGCAGCATTTTTTGAGTGCAGTTACAGTTCTTATGTAAGGATGTACTACCAGAAAACATTCGACGCTATCATCGCAACACCTTTGACGATAGAGGATGTGATCGCTGGTGAACTTCTGTGGGGAGCCACCAGGAGCATGATAAATGCAACAGTGATGATTCCAGTAATTGCTCTTTTCGGCTTGATCGACTTGAGATACTCACTTCTTATAATCCCGTTCGCATTCCTTGGCGGACTTTTATTTGCAGCCATAGGTATGTGTTTTACTGCGATAACTCCCAATATAATGTCACTCAGCTATCCTATTCTGTTATTCATAACTCCAATGTTCCTTTTCAGTGGCACATTCTTCCCATTAAGTGCTCTTCCGGTACCAGTGCAATATTTTGCCATTGCTTTTTTACCACTGACACACATGGTGAACGTTATAAGGTCACTGGCTTTTGGAACACTTGCAACATCCATGGTGTTTGATATTGTATGGATTCTGCTTGCAAGTATAATTCTGCTGATACTTTCGATAAATCTCATGAAGAAAAGGCTGGTAATTTGA
- a CDS encoding MBL fold metallo-hydrolase — MKITILGTGDATGTPVIGCNCPTCQDAHNGGKSQRTRFAILVESPEGSVLVDTGPDLRYQLLRQNTKHIDGVIWTHGHYDHFAGFAEFHRVQYNVDVYGLPETLEYILGYLQFLHPKKNERNLYEPFELIGLEFTLFEVIHPPVKRSVGVMVRDGNTKVVITGDTQRDIPEKSIETIMEPDLLIADAIVPPTVQVKKHMNTVEAMDLACEIKAKKVVFTHLSHFFKPHDEAVKEYPLGYDGMVFEYL; from the coding sequence ATGAAGATAACAATTCTTGGAACAGGAGATGCTACCGGCACTCCTGTTATTGGATGTAATTGTCCTACATGCCAGGATGCTCATAACGGCGGTAAAAGTCAGAGAACCAGATTTGCAATCCTTGTGGAGTCACCAGAAGGTAGTGTGCTGGTGGATACAGGACCCGATCTTCGATACCAGTTACTCAGGCAAAATACGAAACACATTGACGGAGTAATATGGACTCACGGTCATTACGACCACTTTGCAGGTTTTGCTGAATTCCACAGGGTCCAGTACAATGTGGATGTTTACGGACTGCCTGAAACACTCGAATATATTCTCGGTTACCTTCAGTTCCTTCACCCGAAAAAAAATGAAAGGAATCTGTATGAACCTTTTGAGCTTATTGGTCTGGAATTCACTCTTTTTGAAGTCATACATCCGCCTGTGAAAAGGTCGGTAGGCGTAATGGTACGGGACGGAAATACAAAAGTGGTCATCACCGGAGATACCCAGAGGGACATTCCAGAGAAAAGTATCGAGACCATCATGGAGCCGGACCTGTTAATTGCCGATGCCATTGTCCCGCCTACAGTACAGGTCAAAAAACACATGAACACCGTAGAAGCTATGGACCTAGCCTGTGAAATTAAAGCTAAAAAAGTAGTATTCACACACCTTAGCCATTTCTTCAAGCCTCATGATGAGGCGGTCAAAGAATATCCCCTGGGCTATGATGGCATGGTCTTTGAATACCTTTGA
- a CDS encoding ATP-binding protein → MSDRTLDIVELLLTAQIYNKYPEMDVSDLPKDIRKYYWSRDHKTVLKPIRVTVADIEKIFDIEKINKRSISLPFITIDDMDFSAKVTALEVGAEWFQKKDENRDRISKNPVLAFFFEKKKTEGADYNTAKSRVRPKEVDREWIESLIADIEKEDGGPEMLKLAQISAPEDIRQTMEDFVLTPEQEEETKKIVKAIKYRDYLKHIGLYDVGKILMVGPPGTGKTSLAKAMSEHLSTPFVEVRLSMITDQYLGETAKNIDRVFALAKKLSPCILFIDEFDFVAKTRSSDEHAALKRAVNTLLKAIDNISLTTDGVLLLAATNHPKMLDSAAWRRFDDIMKFPLPDAEMRKKILDIVTKEIKGDFDTAEIAALTHGYSGSDLRMVIREAVLSALLTERTELTEKDMLNAVASFDERAVIKTNEYEE, encoded by the coding sequence ATGTCCGATAGAACCCTCGATATTGTGGAACTGCTACTTACAGCACAAATATATAACAAATATCCCGAGATGGATGTGAGTGATCTGCCCAAGGATATACGTAAATATTACTGGAGCAGGGATCACAAAACAGTTCTAAAGCCTATAAGGGTTACAGTTGCTGATATAGAAAAGATATTCGATATTGAGAAAATAAATAAGAGATCAATATCACTTCCTTTCATCACAATTGATGATATGGATTTTTCTGCAAAGGTCACAGCTCTTGAAGTGGGAGCAGAATGGTTTCAGAAAAAAGATGAAAACAGGGACAGAATATCGAAAAATCCCGTTCTTGCATTCTTTTTTGAGAAAAAGAAGACCGAAGGTGCAGACTACAACACTGCAAAATCAAGAGTAAGGCCAAAAGAAGTTGACAGGGAATGGATAGAATCCCTGATCGCAGATATTGAAAAAGAAGATGGCGGCCCCGAGATGCTCAAGCTGGCACAGATCAGCGCACCGGAAGATATACGCCAGACCATGGAAGACTTTGTCCTCACACCCGAACAGGAAGAGGAAACAAAGAAAATTGTCAAGGCGATAAAGTACAGGGATTACCTTAAACATATTGGCCTTTACGATGTCGGCAAGATACTCATGGTCGGACCTCCCGGAACAGGAAAGACATCACTTGCAAAAGCAATGTCAGAACACCTTTCCACCCCCTTTGTAGAGGTCAGGCTCTCAATGATAACCGACCAGTACCTGGGAGAGACTGCAAAGAACATAGACAGGGTATTTGCACTTGCCAAGAAATTAAGCCCTTGTATACTTTTTATTGATGAATTTGATTTTGTCGCAAAGACACGTTCATCCGATGAACATGCAGCACTTAAGAGAGCTGTGAATACGTTGCTCAAAGCCATTGATAACATCAGTCTCACAACAGACGGAGTGCTTCTTCTGGCAGCGACAAACCACCCAAAGATGCTTGATTCTGCTGCATGGCGCCGTTTTGATGACATTATGAAATTCCCCCTGCCTGACGCGGAAATGCGCAAAAAGATACTTGATATTGTCACAAAAGAGATAAAAGGTGACTTTGATACAGCAGAAATAGCAGCTCTGACACACGGATATAGTGGTTCGGACCTGCGTATGGTCATCCGTGAAGCTGTACTCAGTGCGCTTCTTACAGAGAGGACCGAACTTACAGAGAAAGATATGCTCAATGCAGTAGCATCATTCGATGAAAGAGCAGTTATCAAAACCAATGAATACGAAGAATAG
- a CDS encoding DUF5817 domain-containing protein: MAYGVVICTKCRKNAQIIELESSKTTRCQRCDATLTLRKLRILFSAEELNEAISFRTQVQASIVENETYTIPADNEKGPGTEYQAFGLDIGEKTGCFIDNRVSQRKKKADELILNVLRSNDKQMLYGELKKKAIDLDVDEDRFDDILKKMLQAGEIYSPSKDIIRLV; the protein is encoded by the coding sequence ATGGCATACGGAGTTGTTATATGCACTAAATGCAGGAAGAATGCACAGATCATAGAGCTGGAAAGCTCAAAGACCACCCGTTGCCAGAGGTGTGATGCAACACTAACATTAAGGAAGTTACGCATCTTATTTTCAGCAGAGGAACTTAACGAAGCAATATCCTTCAGGACGCAGGTACAGGCCAGTATAGTGGAAAATGAAACATATACTATTCCGGCTGACAATGAGAAAGGTCCAGGAACCGAATATCAGGCATTTGGCCTGGATATCGGTGAGAAGACAGGATGTTTCATTGACAATAGAGTTTCTCAAAGAAAGAAAAAAGCAGATGAACTGATACTTAACGTACTCCGTTCCAATGACAAACAGATGCTTTATGGTGAACTGAAAAAAAAGGCCATTGATCTGGACGTTGATGAGGACAGATTCGACGATATTCTCAAAAAAATGTTACAGGCAGGAGAAATATACTCACCGTCAAAGGATATTATCCGGCTTGTGTAA
- the rimI gene encoding ribosomal protein S18-alanine N-acetyltransferase produces MMIRRALISDIPEIVEIEDCSFKVPWPDFLFKAHLSNPGFLVYEDDRVLGYAIVSASDDKRKAHLQSIAVHRDYRRQGIASKLLEWCIDLVKLYGFNKMMLEVRENNTAAQLFYSKNGFIVEGKIDGYYLDDNAIVMCREI; encoded by the coding sequence ATGATGATAAGAAGAGCATTGATCTCAGATATACCTGAAATTGTAGAAATAGAGGATTGTTCCTTTAAGGTACCTTGGCCTGATTTTCTTTTCAAGGCACACCTTAGTAATCCCGGGTTTCTTGTTTATGAGGATGATCGGGTACTTGGTTATGCAATAGTCAGCGCATCGGATGATAAGAGAAAAGCTCACCTGCAGAGTATTGCTGTTCACAGGGACTACAGGCGGCAGGGAATTGCAAGCAAACTGCTTGAATGGTGTATTGACCTTGTGAAGCTTTATGGTTTTAACAAAATGATGCTTGAGGTGAGGGAGAATAACACTGCAGCCCAACTTTTCTATTCCAAGAATGGCTTTATAGTAGAGGGGAAGATAGACGGTTATTATCTTGATGATAATGCCATTGTGATGTGCAGGGAGATATGA
- a CDS encoding undecaprenyl diphosphate synthase family protein, with protein MSFVTSFYEKHLLQQVTKYPSPEHVSLVLSETDLLQKGGFKKLKDYILWCRQLGVKIASIYIDVLDTEEILKSEMIDKLTSKLKEILSKTPNDVGYEIYEENGDVSSKKEGKGVQVYVSVGFGGRREVTNAVISILKKVKEGKIKASEISEKDIESNLVMKYEPDLFIRSGGKHLSDFLIWQSIYSEFYFTDVNWHDLRKMDIIRIIRDFQKRQRRFGK; from the coding sequence ATGAGCTTTGTAACTTCCTTCTATGAGAAGCACCTGTTACAGCAGGTCACGAAGTATCCCAGCCCCGAGCACGTATCCCTGGTACTCTCTGAAACCGACCTGCTGCAAAAAGGCGGTTTCAAAAAACTCAAAGATTACATCCTCTGGTGCAGACAGCTCGGAGTAAAGATTGCCAGCATCTACATTGACGTGCTGGACACCGAGGAAATACTCAAATCTGAAATGATAGACAAATTGACCTCAAAGCTCAAAGAGATCCTTTCGAAAACACCTAATGACGTAGGATATGAGATATATGAGGAAAACGGAGATGTCAGCTCAAAGAAGGAAGGAAAAGGAGTTCAGGTCTACGTTTCTGTTGGTTTCGGCGGGCGCAGGGAAGTTACAAATGCAGTGATCTCAATACTTAAAAAGGTAAAAGAAGGGAAGATCAAAGCATCGGAAATAAGCGAAAAAGATATAGAATCCAATCTTGTGATGAAATACGAACCGGACCTCTTCATCCGTTCCGGAGGAAAGCATCTGTCCGATTTTTTGATATGGCAATCAATATATTCTGAATTTTACTTCACCGATGTCAACTGGCATGACCTGAGGAAAATGGACATAATCAGGATAATAAGGGATTTTCAAAAACGCCAGAGAAGATTTGGGAAATAA
- a CDS encoding redox-regulated ATPase YchF: protein MSMTIGLAGKPNAGKSTFFKAATLADVEIANYPFTTIHANKGVTYVRAQCPCVSRDKRCGNCSDGIRYVPIELIDVAGLVPDAHQGRGLGNTFLDDLRQAQAIIHVIDASGGTDIEGNPVDIGDHDPLGDIDFLNRELTMWIYSIIMRNWTKLSRKIQAEGLSIEHILADQLVGAGVDEHHISRALNECNLDRNHLTKWTEEDIIHFCDVIRIMSKPMIIAANKTDVAPPENITNLQALDQMVVPTSAAAELVLRSASKGHAIKYEPGDQDFTILSEELNAAQKKGLENVRTLIQKMDGTGIQNCINKAVFELLDLIIVYPVEDEGKWTDKNGRMLPDAFLMKKGSNAHNLAYRVHSDIGDRFLYAVDGKTKMRLGEKHELNDGDVVKIVSTAK, encoded by the coding sequence ATGTCGATGACAATAGGACTTGCGGGGAAACCCAATGCAGGGAAATCCACATTCTTCAAGGCTGCAACACTGGCAGACGTGGAGATAGCAAATTATCCATTCACAACAATTCATGCAAACAAAGGAGTAACATACGTAAGGGCGCAGTGCCCCTGCGTAAGCCGTGACAAGCGCTGTGGCAACTGTTCTGATGGAATACGTTACGTTCCTATCGAACTCATAGACGTTGCAGGCCTGGTACCTGATGCGCACCAAGGGCGCGGGCTTGGTAACACCTTCCTCGACGACCTGAGGCAGGCACAGGCAATCATCCACGTGATAGATGCCTCAGGTGGCACTGACATAGAAGGAAATCCGGTTGATATCGGAGACCACGACCCTCTTGGTGACATTGATTTTCTCAACCGTGAACTCACCATGTGGATCTATAGCATAATCATGAGGAACTGGACAAAACTGTCACGCAAGATACAGGCAGAAGGACTCTCCATAGAGCACATACTTGCAGACCAGCTTGTCGGAGCAGGTGTGGACGAGCACCATATCAGTCGTGCCCTTAACGAATGCAATCTGGACAGGAACCATCTTACAAAATGGACCGAGGAGGACATCATTCATTTCTGTGACGTGATCCGCATCATGAGCAAGCCAATGATAATCGCCGCCAACAAAACAGATGTTGCACCACCAGAGAACATCACCAACCTGCAGGCACTTGACCAGATGGTAGTGCCCACCAGCGCAGCCGCAGAACTTGTGCTCAGGTCAGCATCCAAGGGTCATGCCATAAAATACGAACCGGGAGATCAGGACTTCACCATCCTGTCTGAAGAGCTCAACGCTGCCCAGAAAAAAGGACTTGAGAATGTACGCACCCTCATACAGAAAATGGATGGCACCGGCATACAAAATTGTATCAACAAAGCTGTTTTTGAGCTTCTTGACCTCATAATCGTTTATCCGGTAGAAGATGAAGGAAAGTGGACCGACAAGAACGGAAGAATGTTACCTGATGCATTCCTCATGAAAAAAGGCTCCAATGCACACAACCTCGCATATAGGGTACATTCCGACATCGGTGACAGATTCCTCTATGCAGTGGATGGGAAAACAAAGATGCGACTTGGGGAAAAGCACGAACTCAACGACGGAGATGTCGTGAAGATAGTCTCCACTGCAAAATAA